One genomic region from Chloroherpetonaceae bacterium encodes:
- a CDS encoding ATP-binding protein — MVYKPLLSNLRKFWKNFRFQFILRLLFLCLLFIGAYSIFITTDFVFTPLLFTAFGVIQLWLLIRYVERTNRDLTRLLDAILYEDFSQQFKSHTEGEDFSKLYESFNRIIERFRNTRKEKEASLQFLETTFQHISTGLIAVNRDGTLELINNAAKRLFQLPSLRTISGLSHLHTGLDEKLLALKSGEKMLVNFSIEGDHTQLLFSATRFTIDSKEMILFAVQNIQSELDEKELESWQKLIRILTHEMMNSITPISSLAETMNRMIKQASMDKETLDDLLLASETIAKRSNGLLEFVESYRNLTKIPPPKFSVFPLYQIMERLQILFSSSFQEFQLQLSFRVEPASLELIADQTLIEQVLINLITNSRQAIIDKPNGAVWVRAFLDSQSKVIIEVEDNGIGMSKELQERIFIPFFTTKPNGSGIGLSLARQIMRLHNGNIRVRSTPEKGTLFILRF, encoded by the coding sequence ATGGTCTATAAGCCCCTACTGTCAAATCTGCGGAAATTTTGGAAAAATTTTCGCTTTCAATTCATCTTAAGGCTTCTGTTCTTATGTCTTCTATTTATCGGCGCCTATTCTATTTTTATAACTACCGATTTTGTTTTTACTCCATTACTTTTCACCGCCTTTGGGGTGATTCAACTATGGCTTCTCATTCGTTATGTCGAACGCACCAACCGTGATCTAACACGCTTACTCGATGCCATACTTTATGAAGACTTTTCACAACAATTCAAGAGCCATACCGAAGGGGAAGATTTCTCCAAGCTTTATGAGTCCTTTAACCGAATCATTGAAAGGTTTAGAAATACAAGAAAAGAAAAAGAAGCAAGCCTCCAATTTCTCGAAACAACTTTTCAACATATCAGTACCGGTTTAATTGCCGTAAATCGCGATGGGACACTTGAGCTGATAAACAATGCTGCAAAGCGATTATTTCAACTCCCTTCCTTAAGAACCATTTCTGGTCTCTCGCATCTACACACAGGACTCGATGAAAAGCTTCTGGCATTAAAGAGCGGGGAAAAAATGCTTGTGAACTTTTCGATTGAGGGTGACCATACTCAACTGCTTTTTTCTGCCACTCGCTTCACGATTGATTCAAAAGAGATGATTCTTTTTGCAGTTCAAAACATCCAATCGGAATTGGATGAAAAGGAATTGGAATCGTGGCAAAAGCTAATTCGGATTTTAACACATGAAATGATGAATAGTATCACCCCAATCTCATCGCTCGCCGAAACAATGAATAGGATGATAAAACAAGCCAGTATGGATAAAGAAACCCTTGATGATCTTTTGTTAGCATCAGAGACGATTGCAAAACGAAGCAATGGACTTCTTGAATTTGTAGAATCTTATCGAAATCTGACAAAAATTCCTCCACCAAAGTTCTCCGTTTTTCCTTTATACCAAATAATGGAGCGACTTCAAATTTTATTTTCATCTTCTTTTCAAGAATTTCAACTTCAATTATCCTTTCGTGTTGAACCCGCCTCATTAGAGCTTATTGCCGATCAAACTTTGATTGAACAAGTGCTTATCAATTTAATTACAAATTCAAGACAAGCGATTATTGATAAGCCAAACGGTGCTGTTTGGGTTCGCGCCTTTTTGGATTCTCAATCAAAAGTCATTATAGAAGTTGAGGATAACGGAATTGGGATGTCGAAAGAGTTACAAGAAAGAATTTTTATTCCCTTTTTTACAACTAAGCCCAATGGCAGCGGAATCGGACTTTCTTTAGCTCGTCAAATTATGCGCCTTCATAACGGGAACATTCGTGTACGTTCAACCCCCGAAAAAGGCACATTGTTTATTCTTCGATTTTAG
- a CDS encoding ATP-binding cassette domain-containing protein codes for MTKECVIEVSHLVKEYRSVKKESGILGTLKSLLNRQYQIKKAVNDVSFKIEKGELVGFLGANGAGKTTTLKILSGLLFPSQGNVRVLGYEPSKRSDAFRRQFSIVLGQKNQLIWDLPADDSFLLLKEIYEIPTPIYHQRLDELCRMMDVKDKLGIQLRQLSLGERMKMELIGALLHAPKVLFLDEPTIGLDVVAQKSIREFIKKLSQAGETTIILTSHYMQDIEELCDRVMIMDAGKLIFDGALGGIIEKFSSEKLLSIDFERSVTEIELRSYGRVTEVQDEHAKLRLPRKDISTRSATLLSSFPVKDITIEDIPIEDIIREIFEKRE; via the coding sequence ATGACGAAAGAATGTGTTATTGAGGTTTCTCATTTGGTCAAAGAGTATCGCTCGGTAAAGAAGGAATCGGGGATTTTGGGAACCTTGAAAAGTCTCTTGAATCGGCAATATCAGATAAAGAAAGCGGTCAATGATGTTTCATTTAAGATTGAAAAGGGGGAATTGGTTGGCTTTTTGGGTGCAAATGGAGCCGGGAAGACAACAACGCTCAAAATTCTTTCAGGATTACTTTTTCCTTCGCAAGGGAATGTGAGGGTATTGGGATATGAACCTTCAAAAAGAAGTGATGCCTTTCGGCGCCAGTTCTCTATCGTTTTAGGGCAGAAGAATCAGCTCATTTGGGATTTACCGGCTGACGACTCCTTTTTGCTTCTTAAAGAAATTTATGAAATTCCGACACCCATCTATCATCAGCGACTCGATGAGCTTTGCCGAATGATGGATGTGAAGGACAAACTCGGAATTCAATTGCGACAGCTTTCGCTTGGGGAGCGAATGAAAATGGAACTTATCGGTGCTCTTTTACATGCGCCGAAAGTTCTTTTTTTGGATGAGCCTACAATCGGGCTTGATGTGGTGGCTCAAAAAAGTATTCGTGAATTTATCAAGAAACTAAGCCAAGCAGGGGAAACAACCATCATTTTAACCAGTCATTACATGCAGGATATTGAAGAACTTTGCGATCGTGTAATGATAATGGATGCCGGAAAGCTCATATTCGACGGGGCATTAGGAGGAATAATCGAAAAATTCTCGTCAGAAAAACTACTTTCAATTGATTTTGAACGAAGTGTAACCGAAATTGAATTAAGGTCTTATGGCAGGGTAACTGAAGTTCAAGACGAACATGCAAAATTAAGATTGCCACGCAAGGACATTTCCACTCGCTCGGCAACACTCCTATCATCATTTCCGGTCAAGGATATTACGATTGAGGATATTCCAATCGAGGATATCATTCGAGAAATTTTCGAAAAGAGGGAATAA
- a CDS encoding ATP cone domain-containing protein → MNSTPTRDTALLLKVMKRDKSVVSFDQSKISIALNKAGNATGEFGPEIAQQLSEEVVKVLEQKFEGEIPTVEQIQDIVETVLIKENWAKTAKAYILYRNERAKIREQKRPIPEEVKKLADESKHFFRNELSELVYYRTYSRWLPEKGRRETWVETVTRYVEFMRQNLGDKLTTAEYDEIRTAILKQDIMPSMRLLWSAGEAASRTNVAAYNCSFIAPESLQDFGEIMYILMCGTGVGFSVEQQTIHRLPQIKRQTGKKQPSHVVLDSKEGWADAFVLGLNTWFSGEDISFDYSTIRPQGARLKTMGGRASGPEPLRSLIDFTRDRVLQRQGRRLTTLDVHDIICKIGEVVVMGGVRRSALISLSDLDDTEMRHAKDGAFYMSHPERSMANNSAIYNERPTVSEFLDEWLSLIKSGSGERGIFNRSTLLSQLPERRREKFERYLSTSGTNPCGEIILRSKQFCNLSEVVARSEDTEDSLLRKVRLATIVGTFQSTLTDFPYLSEAWKKNCEEERLLGVSITGQWDSDAARQASTLSKLKTESLKINQEYAKRFGINASTCITCVKPSGTVSQLVDAASGMHARHAPYYIRRIRISASDPLFKLLKDQKFPYKPEVGQVDGQATTYVLEFPVKAPDGATTRDDVSALEQLAHWKLVKTHFTEHNPSVTVSVGEEEWLEVGNWLYKNWEIIGGLSFLPRTNHVYALAPYEEVSKETYEKLAAKLPKIDFSEIVAYEENDETQGSKELACVGGSCEL, encoded by the coding sequence ATGAATTCAACACCAACCCGAGATACTGCATTATTATTGAAGGTTATGAAGCGAGATAAATCTGTCGTTTCATTTGATCAGAGCAAAATTTCAATTGCACTCAATAAAGCCGGGAATGCCACAGGGGAATTTGGACCTGAAATCGCACAACAGCTTTCTGAAGAAGTGGTTAAAGTTTTAGAGCAAAAATTTGAGGGCGAGATTCCTACTGTTGAACAAATTCAAGACATTGTTGAAACTGTTCTCATCAAGGAAAATTGGGCGAAAACTGCCAAGGCGTACATCCTTTACAGAAACGAGCGCGCTAAAATTCGAGAGCAAAAACGCCCAATTCCCGAAGAAGTAAAAAAATTGGCCGATGAAAGCAAGCATTTCTTTAGAAACGAGCTTTCGGAACTTGTTTACTATAGAACTTATTCACGATGGTTACCCGAAAAAGGTCGCCGCGAGACTTGGGTCGAAACTGTAACCCGCTATGTTGAGTTTATGCGTCAAAACCTTGGCGATAAACTCACCACTGCGGAGTACGATGAGATTCGGACCGCTATCTTAAAGCAAGATATCATGCCATCAATGAGACTTCTCTGGAGCGCCGGAGAAGCCGCAAGTCGTACGAATGTTGCTGCTTATAATTGCTCATTCATTGCACCCGAATCGCTTCAAGATTTCGGCGAAATCATGTACATCTTGATGTGCGGAACAGGCGTTGGCTTTTCTGTTGAACAGCAAACGATTCACCGCCTTCCACAAATCAAAAGGCAAACCGGTAAAAAGCAACCTTCACATGTTGTTTTAGACAGCAAAGAAGGATGGGCTGATGCTTTTGTTTTAGGACTTAACACTTGGTTTTCAGGAGAAGATATTTCATTTGATTATTCAACTATTCGCCCACAAGGTGCGCGCCTTAAAACTATGGGAGGGCGCGCTTCAGGCCCTGAGCCGCTTCGATCTCTCATTGATTTTACGCGAGATCGCGTGCTTCAAAGGCAAGGCAGAAGGCTTACCACACTTGATGTTCACGACATTATCTGTAAAATCGGAGAAGTGGTTGTGATGGGCGGGGTTCGACGAAGCGCGCTGATTTCACTCTCCGATTTAGATGATACTGAAATGCGTCACGCGAAGGATGGGGCGTTTTATATGTCTCACCCTGAGCGAAGTATGGCCAACAACTCCGCCATTTATAATGAACGGCCTACCGTTTCAGAATTTTTAGATGAATGGCTTTCACTGATCAAATCAGGAAGCGGTGAACGCGGTATTTTCAACCGCTCAACGCTTCTTTCACAACTGCCAGAGCGCCGCCGAGAAAAATTTGAGCGTTATCTTTCAACTTCAGGTACGAATCCTTGCGGAGAAATCATCCTTCGTTCAAAACAGTTCTGTAACCTCTCAGAAGTTGTTGCAAGAAGTGAAGACACCGAAGATTCATTGCTTCGCAAGGTTCGCCTTGCAACCATTGTTGGCACCTTCCAATCAACTCTAACTGACTTTCCTTACCTTTCAGAAGCTTGGAAAAAAAATTGTGAAGAAGAGCGACTTTTAGGCGTATCGATAACCGGTCAGTGGGATTCAGATGCTGCGCGTCAAGCCAGTACTCTTTCCAAGCTTAAAACGGAGTCACTTAAAATCAATCAAGAGTACGCTAAGCGCTTTGGGATTAATGCCTCGACTTGTATCACATGCGTTAAGCCTTCAGGTACGGTCTCTCAATTGGTCGATGCTGCCTCAGGCATGCATGCCCGGCACGCCCCTTATTACATCCGCAGAATCCGTATTTCCGCAAGCGATCCACTCTTCAAACTTTTGAAAGATCAAAAGTTTCCTTATAAACCTGAGGTTGGTCAAGTCGATGGACAAGCGACGACTTATGTTCTTGAGTTTCCTGTGAAGGCCCCAGACGGTGCAACGACTCGTGATGATGTCTCGGCGTTGGAACAGCTTGCACATTGGAAATTGGTGAAGACCCATTTTACAGAGCATAATCCTTCTGTCACAGTTAGTGTCGGTGAAGAAGAGTGGCTTGAAGTCGGAAATTGGCTTTATAAAAATTGGGAAATCATTGGGGGATTATCTTTTCTTCCAAGAACCAATCATGTTTATGCGCTTGCACCTTATGAGGAAGTCAGCAAAGAAACTTATGAAAAGCTTGCCGCGAAATTGCCAAAAATCGATTTCTCCGAAATCGTAGCTTATGAAGAAAATGATGAAACACAAGGATCAAAAGAGCTTGCCTGTGTCGGCGGCTCATGCGAATTGTAA
- a CDS encoding Uma2 family endonuclease: MEEIAKKTYTIKEYLALEEKDHIKHEFYQGEIFAMAGGTLNHSAISENIFFSLRKFLIGKNCTAKSSDFRIVTPSGLYTYPDALVYCGNPDLSENQTELKNPVLIVEVLSSSTKSYDRGEKFKMYRSIPSFREYLLVDSESILAEHFRKVENGEWILHEYTTIESEIPLLSIGFSISLKEIYEEVKMGA, from the coding sequence ATGGAAGAGATTGCAAAAAAAACATATACCATAAAAGAGTATCTCGCTCTGGAGGAGAAGGACCACATTAAACACGAGTTTTATCAGGGTGAAATTTTCGCTATGGCAGGGGGCACACTTAATCACAGTGCGATTTCTGAAAATATTTTCTTTTCTCTTCGGAAATTCTTAATCGGTAAAAATTGCACTGCCAAAAGTTCTGATTTTAGAATCGTAACACCCTCAGGGCTTTACACATATCCCGATGCCTTAGTTTATTGCGGTAACCCTGATTTAAGTGAAAATCAAACGGAGCTAAAAAATCCGGTTCTTATTGTTGAAGTACTTTCTTCGAGCACAAAAAGTTACGACCGAGGAGAAAAATTCAAAATGTATCGCTCAATCCCTTCCTTTCGAGAATATTTACTTGTTGATTCAGAATCAATTTTGGCTGAGCATTTTCGAAAGGTTGAAAATGGAGAATGGATTCTGCACGAATACACCACAATTGAGTCTGAAATTCCCTTGCTGAGTATCGGATTTTCGATATCACTGAAGGAAATTTATGAAGAGGTTAAGATGGGCGCATAA
- a CDS encoding YitT family protein, whose translation MEGQKQSINWQSIFSPKQLFLKVLGVALSTIAIKGFMIPNHFMDGGVSGISILIHEITHLPINILIVGFNLPFIIIGYRRFGKTFGMQMVISTVLLGVALTFLPFPTVTNDRLLTSIFGGVLMGAGVGLVIRGGGVLDGAEVIALFTTKKIGLTSSEIILFLNALIFISAGFALGVETAMYSMITFYTATKVVDYIVDGLEEYTALTIISSKPETVKVLLVQFFGKAITVYKGERGYLPDSFEIREDTDIILTIVTRLEILMLTEAINEVDPKAFMFAHSIRETKGGIVKKIKAD comes from the coding sequence ATGGAAGGTCAAAAGCAATCAATCAATTGGCAAAGCATTTTTTCACCGAAACAACTATTTCTTAAAGTTCTCGGTGTCGCGCTTTCAACAATTGCCATCAAGGGATTTATGATTCCCAATCACTTTATGGATGGCGGGGTTTCGGGGATTTCAATTCTGATTCATGAAATCACCCATCTTCCCATTAATATTCTTATCGTTGGTTTTAATCTTCCCTTCATCATTATCGGATATCGCCGCTTTGGAAAAACCTTTGGGATGCAAATGGTCATTTCCACTGTTCTTTTAGGTGTTGCACTGACATTTCTTCCATTTCCAACCGTTACGAACGACCGGCTTTTAACCTCAATCTTTGGCGGTGTATTAATGGGTGCCGGTGTTGGACTTGTGATTCGCGGCGGTGGCGTGCTCGATGGCGCTGAGGTTATTGCATTGTTCACCACCAAAAAGATTGGTTTAACAAGCTCTGAAATAATTCTTTTTTTGAATGCCCTCATATTCATTTCTGCCGGTTTTGCTCTTGGTGTTGAAACGGCAATGTATTCGATGATTACTTTTTATACTGCGACTAAAGTTGTTGATTATATCGTTGATGGCTTAGAAGAATACACCGCACTGACCATCATTTCTTCTAAACCCGAAACGGTAAAAGTGCTTCTGGTTCAGTTCTTTGGAAAAGCAATTACGGTGTATAAAGGCGAGCGAGGATACCTGCCCGATTCATTTGAAATTCGAGAAGACACCGATATTATTTTGACCATTGTCACAAGGCTTGAAATTTTGATGCTCACTGAAGCGATTAATGAGGTTGACCCAAAAGCATTTATGTTCGCACATAGCATCCGCGAAACAAAAGGCGGTATTGTTAAAAAAATTAAAGCGGATTGA